A window of Silurus meridionalis isolate SWU-2019-XX chromosome 4, ASM1480568v1, whole genome shotgun sequence contains these coding sequences:
- the acvr2ba gene encoding activin receptor type-2B, protein MLLTKGRLKEQNPLRCFSKKRNMIAPWLTFALLLGTFGAVPSHGEVETRECLYYNINWEIEKTNQSGVERCEGEKDKRSHCYASWRNNSGTIELVKKGCWLDDFNCYDRQECVATEENPQVFFCCCEGSFCNERFTHLPDVSGPVIEPPPAAPSLLNVLVYSLLPITMLSMALLLAFWMYRHRKPPYGHVDINEDPGPAPQSPLIGLKPLQLLEIKARGRFGCVWKAQMMNEYVAVKIFPIQDKQSWQNERDIFTTPGMKHENLLRYIASEKRGTSLEMELWLITEFHEKGSLTDYLKGSVVSWNELCHIAETMACGLAYLHEDVPRYKGEGPKPAIAHRDFKSKNVMLKNDLTAVIGDFGLAVRFEPGKAPGDTHGQVGTRRYMAPEVLEGAINFQRDAFLRIDMYSMGLVLWELVSRCTAADGPVDEYMLPFEEEIGQHPSLEDLQDVVVHKKMRPVLKECWLKHPGLEQLCETIEECWDHDAEARLSAGCVEERLSQIRRLGSGPASDCLISVLTSVTNVDLAPKESSI, encoded by the exons TACCCAGCCATGGAGAGGTGGAGACGAGAGAGTGTTTGTACTACAACATCAACTGGGAGATTGAGAAAACCAACCAGAGCGGCGTGGAGCGGTGCGAAGGCGAGAAGGACAAACGCTCGCACTGCTACGCTTCGTGGCGAAACAACTCGGGAACCATCGAGCTTGTGAAGAAAGGGTGCTGGTTGGATGACTTCAACTGCTATGACAG GCAAGAGTGTGTGGCCACGGAGGAGAACCCTCAGGTGTTCTTCTGTTGCTGTGAAGGCAGCTTCTGCAACGAGAGGTTCACCCACCTCCCTGACGTGAGCGGACCAG TAATCGAGCCCCCTCCTGCTGCACCCTCTCTGCTGAACGTGTTAGTGTACTCCCTGCTCCCAATCACCATGCTGTCCATGGCTCTGCTGTTGGCCTTCTGGATGTACCGTCACCGCAAGCCACCCTACGGCCATGTCGACATCAATGAG GATCCAGGTCCAGCGCCTCAGTCTCCTCTGATTGGGCTGAAACCCCTGCAGTTGCTGGAGATTAAGGCTAGAGGGCGCTTTGGCTGTGTGTGGAAAGCCCAGATgatgaatgaatatgtagctGTGAAGATCTTCCCCATTCAG gacaaGCAGTCATGGCAGAACGAGCGAGACATTTTCACCACGCCGGGAATGAAGCACGAGAACTTGCTGCGATACATCGCTTCTGAGAAACGTGGGACCAGTCTGGAAATGGAGCTCTGGCTCATTACTGAGTTCCATGAAAAG GGTTCTCTGACTGATTATCTGAAGGGCAGCGTTGTTAGCTGGAATGAGCTATGCCACATAGCGGAAACTATGGCTTGTGGCCTGGCCTACCTTCACGAAGACGTACCACGATACAAAGGAGAAGGCCCTAAACCTGCTATTGCTCACAG GGACTTCAAGAGTAAAAATGTTATGCTGAAGAACGATCTGACTGCTGTTATTGGTGACTTTGGGCTGGCGGTGAGGTTTGAGCCGGGAAAAGCTCCAGGAGACACTCACGGCCAG GTTGGTACACGGAGGTACATGGCACCTGAGGTGCTGGAGGGAGCCATTAACTTCCAGAGGGATGCATTTCTGAGGATAGACATGTACTCCATGGGACTCGTGCTCTGGGAGCTGGTGTCCCGCTGCACAGCCGCTGACG GTCCAGTGGACGAGTACATGCTGCCCTTCGAGGAGGAGATCGGACAGCACCCGTCCCTGGAGGACCTGCAGGACGTCGTAGTACACAAAAAGATGCGGCCCGTGCTGAAGGAGTGCTGGCTTAAACATCCT ggaCTGGAGCAGCTGTGCGAGACGATAGAGGAATGCTGGGACCACGATGCAGAGGCTCGTCTCTCAGCGGGCTGCGTAGAAGAACGTCTCTCTCAGATCCGGCGCCTCGGCAGCGGCCCTGCCTCCGACTGCCTCATCTCTGTGCTCACCTCCGTTACCAACGTGGACTTAGCACCCAAAGAGTCCAGCATCTGA
- the LOC124383775 gene encoding nuclease EXOG, mitochondrial-like isoform X1, giving the protein MASGRKFLRFFGGFVCGVTVSTGACVTALKLYLQPEGSTQEHESAAQRLIKLYGLPVDGSETRYYANHILSYDQSRRTPRWVAEHLSSEKLLGKADRKHCKFKPDPSVPELFTAHNEDYLGSGWSRGHMAPAGDNKFSEQSMAETFYLSNIVPQNYENNAGFWNRFEMYCRELAERFRDVWVISGPLTLPQAGEDQKKRVSYQLIGKDDVAVPTHLFKVILVKKDHSSDVLALGAFIVPNAPIGFEHQLKEYQVSLTELEKTSGLTFFPKLDMSQSVKNLCMLDSCELMDFNRFKLYITGRKVRGVKSLVKLEKIMAELKEAGISPDDYLNKVYSEKRQELLQKESTNK; this is encoded by the exons ATGGCCTCTGGTCGTAAATTTCTGCGATTTTTCGGTGGTTTTGTGTGTGGGGTTACTGTCAGCACTGGGGCCTGCGTGACTGCACTCAAACTCTATCTGCAGCCTGAAGGGTCGACACAGGAGCACG AGAGTGCGGCACAGAGGCTCATAAAGCTCTATGGGCTTCCTGTGGATGGCTCCGAGACCAGATATTACGCCAACCACATCTTGTCTTATGATCAGAGTCGAAGGACGCCGAGATGGGTTGCCGAACACCTGTCGAGTGAAAAACTACTCG GaaaagcagacagaaagcacTGCAAATTCAAACCAGATCCCAGTGTCCCAGAGCTGTTCACAGCACACAATGAAGATTACCTCGGCAGCGGCTGGTCTCGAGGACACATGGCACCAGCTGGCGACAATAAATTCTCAGAG CAATCCATGGCCGAGACGTTCTATCTGTCCAATATCGTCCCACAGAATTACGAAAACAACGCCGGCTTCTGGAACAG GTTTGAGATGTATTGCAGAGAGCTGGCCGAGAGGTTTAGAGACGTGTGGGTAATTTCAGGTCCTCTTACCCTTCCGCAAGCAGGGGAGGATCAGAAGAAAAGAGTCTCTTATCAG CTGATTGGAAAAGATGACGTGGCCGTACCTACTCATCTCTTCAAAGTGATCCTCGTGAAGAAAGATCATTCGTCTGACGTGCTGGCTCTCGGTGCCTTCATAGTTCCGAACGCTCCAATCGGTTTCGAGCATCAGCTGAAGGAGTACCAGGTGAGCCTCACCGAGCTGGAGAAAACATCAGGCCTGACCTTTTTCCCAAAACTGGACATGAGCCAGAGTGTGAAGAACCTTTGCATGTTGGACTCCTGTGAGCTCATGGATTTTAATCGTTTCAAACTGTACATTACTGGCCGTAAAGTCAGGGGTGTGAAGTCCTTGGTGAAGTTGGAGAAGATTATGGCAGAGCTCAAAGAAGCTGGTATCTCTCCAGATGACTACTTGAATAAAGTGTATTCCGAGAAAAGACAAGAACTCTTGCAAAAGGAAAGCACAAACAAATGA